The following coding sequences lie in one Caproicibacterium argilliputei genomic window:
- the topA gene encoding type I DNA topoisomerase, with product MSKLVIVESPAKAKTIKKYLGRGYDVVASMGHVRDLPENRLSVKVSDNFKPQYAIIKGKEKLVDELKEKAEKSDSVLLATDPDREGEAISWHLAYILGLDVGDTNRVTFNEITKTGIENGMQHPRTIDMDLVNAQQARRILDRLVGYKLSPFLSQKIRRGLSGGRVQSVAVRIIVDREEEIRAFKPEEYWSIDGKFAPAKGTSRKQFTASFYGTSEGKLKISSQEEADKILAELENADYVVTKVKKGTRRKSPAPPFITSTLQQEASRRLGFTARRTMKAAQELYEGIEIEGMGAVGLITYMRTDSLRLSEDALAAAAAYIEERWGKKYLPDTPRHFKTKANAQDGHEAIRPATPSITPEQVKESLTGDQYKLYKLIWERFIACQMSNCLQATTQAEITAGAYLFKASGYTVTFDGFTVLYEEKKDENESDAGGTLPPLEKDMPLKCKEIKGNQHFTQPPARYTEASLIKALEENGIGRPSTYAATISTILNREYVVREAKALKPTELGEVMTKLMRERFPKVVNVKFTAQVENELDEVQNGKVEWVQAVHDFYDDFAETLKVAKEQMKDVKIQLKEDETDIICEKCGRRMVVKMGRYGKFIACPGYPECKNIKKYVEKNGAKCPKCGGDVVIKHTKKGRVFYGCENYPNCDFVSWDEPTKELCPKCGKTLLKKKGKNPKFYCVTPDCGYERVGEDKTEEDES from the coding sequence GTGTCAAAGCTAGTCATTGTGGAGTCGCCTGCCAAGGCGAAAACCATTAAGAAATATTTGGGCCGTGGTTATGACGTGGTCGCTTCGATGGGCCATGTCCGTGACCTGCCGGAAAACCGACTGAGCGTTAAAGTCAGTGATAACTTCAAGCCGCAGTATGCCATTATCAAGGGCAAGGAAAAACTGGTGGACGAGCTGAAGGAAAAAGCGGAAAAAAGCGACTCTGTTCTGTTGGCAACGGACCCTGACCGCGAGGGAGAGGCCATTTCTTGGCATTTGGCTTATATTTTAGGCTTGGATGTCGGCGATACAAACCGCGTGACCTTTAATGAGATTACGAAAACCGGAATTGAAAACGGTATGCAGCATCCGCGCACCATTGATATGGACTTGGTCAATGCCCAGCAGGCGCGCCGGATTCTGGACCGTCTGGTCGGCTACAAGCTCAGCCCGTTTCTGTCGCAGAAAATCCGCCGCGGGCTTTCCGGCGGCCGCGTGCAGAGTGTGGCGGTGCGCATTATTGTGGATCGGGAAGAGGAGATCCGGGCGTTTAAGCCGGAAGAATATTGGTCAATTGACGGCAAGTTTGCACCGGCCAAAGGCACTTCCCGCAAGCAGTTTACCGCCAGCTTTTACGGAACCAGCGAGGGCAAGCTGAAGATTTCCAGTCAGGAAGAAGCCGATAAGATCCTTGCGGAACTGGAAAATGCAGATTATGTGGTAACCAAGGTGAAAAAGGGAACCCGCCGCAAAAGTCCCGCACCGCCATTTATTACTTCCACGCTGCAGCAGGAAGCAAGTCGCCGACTGGGCTTTACGGCGCGCCGCACCATGAAAGCAGCGCAGGAACTTTACGAAGGCATTGAAATTGAGGGAATGGGCGCTGTCGGCTTAATTACCTATATGCGTACGGATTCTCTGCGCCTGAGTGAAGATGCCCTTGCGGCAGCGGCGGCTTATATCGAAGAGCGCTGGGGCAAAAAATATTTGCCGGATACCCCGCGCCATTTTAAAACCAAAGCCAATGCACAGGACGGTCATGAAGCCATTCGTCCCGCAACGCCGAGCATTACGCCGGAGCAGGTCAAAGAAAGTCTGACCGGTGACCAGTATAAACTCTATAAGCTGATTTGGGAGCGGTTTATTGCCTGCCAGATGAGCAATTGCCTGCAGGCAACCACGCAGGCGGAAATTACAGCGGGCGCGTATTTATTTAAAGCCAGCGGTTATACCGTAACCTTTGACGGTTTTACGGTGCTGTATGAAGAAAAGAAAGATGAAAATGAGTCGGATGCGGGCGGTACGCTGCCACCCCTGGAAAAGGATATGCCCCTCAAGTGCAAGGAAATCAAGGGGAACCAGCACTTTACCCAGCCCCCTGCCCGCTACACAGAGGCAAGCCTGATTAAGGCGCTGGAGGAAAACGGCATCGGTCGCCCCAGCACCTATGCCGCCACGATCAGCACGATTTTAAACCGCGAGTACGTGGTGCGCGAGGCAAAAGCGCTCAAACCGACCGAGCTTGGCGAAGTGATGACCAAACTGATGAGAGAGCGCTTCCCGAAAGTTGTCAATGTGAAATTTACGGCACAGGTGGAAAACGAACTGGATGAAGTGCAGAACGGCAAGGTCGAGTGGGTGCAGGCTGTGCATGATTTCTACGATGACTTTGCAGAAACTCTGAAAGTTGCCAAAGAGCAGATGAAGGATGTAAAAATCCAACTCAAAGAAGATGAAACCGACATCATCTGCGAAAAATGTGGTCGCCGCATGGTGGTCAAAATGGGTCGGTACGGTAAGTTTATTGCCTGCCCTGGTTATCCGGAGTGCAAAAACATCAAGAAGTACGTGGAGAAAAACGGCGCAAAGTGCCCGAAGTGTGGCGGCGACGTGGTGATTAAGCACACCAAAAAGGGCCGCGTTTTTTATGGATGTGAGAATTATCCGAATTGTGATTTTGTGTCTTGGGATGAACCAACCAAAGAACTGTGCCCGAAGTGCGGAAAAACGCTGCTGAAGAAAAAAGGTAAAAATCCGAAGTTTTACTGTGTTACTCCAGACTGCGGCTATGAGCGCGTTGGGGAAGACAAAACCGAGGAGGATGAATCCTAA
- a CDS encoding elongator complex protein 3 has product MKHANVAVFVPHIGCSHRCSFCDQQMITGRQRGPTPQEVCDAAQTALTSLGEDAANAEIAFFGGSFTAVDSVYRRSLLEAAYPYVHDGLFAGIRLSTRPDAIDDEILDELCHYGVTTVELGAQSMDDAVLYRNGRGHTAAQVCAAAQSITARGLRLGLQMMTGLPGDTPQGALQTAARFAALRPAEVRIYPTIVLPGTQLAQWYRAGTYQPETLEEAVSLCAELLSFFEERSIRVIRLGLHASPQLEKERLAGPWHPAFRELCESRRWLCRLQRALREKPHGTYHFTVPEKQLSQAKGQKKANLSALETMGWHVEISAGGQFHLLESAGPASKKETCMHADSLT; this is encoded by the coding sequence TTGAAACACGCAAATGTAGCGGTCTTTGTACCGCATATCGGCTGCTCGCACAGGTGCAGCTTCTGCGACCAACAGATGATTACCGGCAGACAGCGCGGACCCACTCCGCAGGAGGTGTGTGACGCCGCCCAGACCGCGCTGACCTCCCTTGGCGAAGATGCCGCAAATGCGGAAATTGCCTTTTTCGGCGGCAGCTTTACGGCGGTAGATTCGGTTTACCGCCGAAGCCTTTTGGAGGCAGCGTATCCCTATGTGCACGATGGGCTTTTCGCGGGGATTCGCCTTTCTACCAGGCCGGACGCGATTGATGATGAAATTTTAGACGAACTTTGCCATTACGGCGTTACCACGGTTGAGCTTGGCGCGCAGAGCATGGATGATGCGGTTCTGTACAGAAACGGCCGCGGCCATACGGCGGCGCAGGTGTGCGCTGCCGCACAAAGCATTACTGCCCGCGGCTTGCGTTTGGGCTTGCAGATGATGACCGGACTGCCGGGAGATACGCCGCAGGGCGCTTTGCAGACAGCGGCGCGTTTTGCGGCGCTGCGTCCGGCGGAAGTGCGGATTTACCCGACCATTGTGCTACCGGGGACGCAGCTTGCGCAGTGGTATCGGGCGGGTACCTATCAGCCGGAAACGCTGGAAGAGGCGGTCAGCCTGTGTGCCGAGCTGCTTTCCTTTTTTGAGGAGCGTAGCATTCGTGTGATTCGTCTTGGTTTGCACGCCTCCCCGCAGCTGGAAAAAGAGCGTCTGGCGGGGCCGTGGCATCCGGCGTTTCGCGAACTGTGCGAAAGCCGCCGCTGGCTTTGCCGCCTGCAGCGGGCACTGCGGGAAAAGCCACACGGAACCTATCACTTTACGGTTCCGGAAAAACAGCTTTCTCAGGCAAAAGGGCAGAAAAAGGCAAATCTTTCCGCGCTGGAAACGATGGGCTGGCACGTGGAAATTTCGGCGGGCGGGCAGTTCCACCTGCTGGAATCTGCCGGACCCGCTTCAAAAAAGGAGACTTGCATGCATGCTGATTCGCTCACTTGA
- the trmFO gene encoding methylenetetrahydrofolate--tRNA-(uracil(54)-C(5))-methyltransferase (FADH(2)-oxidizing) TrmFO — MGITVIGAGLAGCEAAWQIAENGGEVELVEMKPEKYTPAHKSPDFAELICSNSLKAERMDSAAGLLKEEMRRMGSLLVPCALQTRVAAGGALAVDRERFSAMVTDKIHSHPHIHCVSRECTKIPQSGVVVLATGPLTSDALAAEIAALCGGGLRFYDAAAPIVTAESLDWDKVFAASRYGKGDGADYLNCPMNQEEYARFYEELVHAERAPLHDCDVRDPKVYEGCMPVEIMAQRGADTLRFGPLKPVGLRDPRTGHRPWAVVQLRRENAAGTLYNLVGFQTNLKFGEQKRVFGLIPGLENAAFTRFGVMHRNTFLNAPAVLDSTFQLREERRLFFAGQMTGVEGYMESASSGLLAGRNALRYVRQKSLLTPPETTMTGALARWVQFGGSGDYQPLGANFGIMPPIEPHIRDKRQRYAAFAERALENLADFMKENGWDSAAGQASPCI, encoded by the coding sequence ATGGGCATAACGGTCATTGGCGCGGGACTGGCAGGCTGTGAAGCGGCGTGGCAGATTGCGGAAAACGGCGGAGAAGTGGAATTGGTGGAGATGAAGCCGGAAAAATATACGCCGGCGCATAAAAGTCCCGACTTTGCGGAGCTGATTTGTTCCAATTCCCTGAAGGCGGAGCGCATGGACAGCGCCGCCGGTCTGCTGAAAGAAGAAATGCGCCGGATGGGTTCTCTGCTGGTGCCGTGTGCACTGCAGACGCGTGTTGCCGCCGGTGGTGCGCTGGCAGTGGATCGCGAGCGCTTTTCCGCTATGGTTACAGATAAAATCCACAGCCATCCGCACATTCACTGTGTCAGCCGCGAATGCACGAAAATCCCACAAAGCGGAGTTGTGGTTCTTGCAACCGGACCGCTTACCAGCGACGCGCTTGCCGCAGAGATTGCGGCGCTGTGCGGCGGCGGGCTTCGCTTTTACGACGCCGCCGCGCCCATCGTCACGGCGGAAAGTCTTGATTGGGACAAGGTCTTCGCCGCGTCCCGTTACGGAAAAGGGGACGGTGCGGATTATCTGAACTGTCCCATGAACCAAGAGGAGTATGCGCGGTTCTACGAAGAACTGGTTCACGCGGAGCGCGCGCCCCTGCATGACTGCGATGTGCGCGACCCCAAAGTGTATGAGGGCTGTATGCCGGTGGAAATCATGGCACAGCGCGGTGCGGACACCCTGCGCTTCGGCCCGCTGAAGCCGGTTGGCCTGCGCGATCCGCGCACCGGACACCGACCGTGGGCGGTGGTGCAGCTGCGCCGGGAAAATGCGGCGGGTACGCTGTACAATCTGGTTGGGTTTCAGACCAACTTGAAGTTTGGCGAGCAGAAGCGCGTGTTCGGTCTCATTCCCGGTTTGGAAAATGCGGCTTTTACCCGTTTTGGCGTGATGCACCGCAATACTTTTTTAAATGCACCTGCGGTTCTGGACAGCACGTTTCAGCTGCGGGAGGAGCGGCGGCTCTTTTTCGCCGGGCAGATGACCGGCGTGGAGGGTTACATGGAGTCGGCATCTTCCGGACTGCTTGCCGGCAGAAATGCGCTGCGTTATGTGCGGCAAAAATCGCTGCTGACACCGCCGGAAACAACCATGACCGGTGCACTGGCACGCTGGGTGCAGTTCGGCGGAAGCGGGGATTACCAGCCTTTGGGCGCAAACTTCGGGATCATGCCGCCCATAGAGCCGCACATCCGGGATAAGCGGCAGCGCTATGCCGCCTTTGCAGAACGCGCTTTGGAGAATCTGGCGGACTTTATGAAGGAAAATGGCTGGGATTCTGCCGCAGGGCAGGCTTCGCCATGTATATAG
- the plsX gene encoding phosphate acyltransferase PlsX translates to MKIIVDAFGGDNAPLEILKGCAQAVQELGLEILLTGRKDVIEKVAKENAVSMEKMEIVDCPDVIDMNDAGTDIMRSGKNSSMAVGLQKLAEGAGDAFLSAGNSGALTVGATFLVKRIKGIKRIAFAPVMPSADGCFMLVDGGANVDCKPEMLSQFGLMGAIYMKKVMQVQNPRVGLLNVGTEEHKGGELQHGAYALLKQSELNFIGNVEARDVPDGAVDVLVADGFSGNVLLKTFEGTAMMILHKFKAVLTKSTKNKLAAAVMLKDIGGLKKTMDYKEYGGAPLLGCTKPVFKSHGNADAKTFYNALRLTKAYVEGNVADEIAQSVASYKARTDAAKEDA, encoded by the coding sequence ATGAAAATTATTGTGGATGCGTTTGGCGGAGACAATGCGCCTTTGGAGATTCTGAAGGGCTGTGCGCAGGCAGTACAGGAACTGGGTCTGGAAATTCTGCTGACCGGTCGCAAAGACGTTATTGAAAAAGTCGCAAAGGAAAACGCGGTTTCCATGGAGAAAATGGAGATTGTCGACTGTCCGGATGTCATTGACATGAACGACGCCGGTACCGACATTATGCGCTCCGGAAAAAACTCTTCCATGGCGGTCGGTCTGCAGAAGCTTGCGGAGGGTGCCGGCGACGCATTTCTGTCCGCGGGCAACAGCGGCGCGCTGACGGTGGGCGCAACCTTTCTTGTAAAGCGCATTAAGGGGATTAAGCGGATTGCGTTTGCGCCGGTTATGCCCAGCGCAGACGGCTGCTTTATGCTGGTTGACGGTGGCGCCAATGTGGACTGCAAACCCGAGATGCTTTCACAATTCGGGCTGATGGGTGCCATTTACATGAAAAAAGTCATGCAGGTGCAAAACCCGCGCGTCGGTCTGCTGAATGTTGGTACGGAGGAGCATAAAGGCGGCGAACTGCAGCATGGCGCGTATGCGCTGCTCAAGCAAAGTGAGCTGAATTTTATCGGCAACGTTGAGGCGCGCGATGTGCCGGACGGCGCGGTGGATGTTTTGGTTGCTGATGGCTTTTCCGGCAATGTACTGCTCAAAACCTTTGAGGGCACTGCTATGATGATTCTGCATAAATTTAAGGCGGTACTTACCAAGAGTACGAAAAACAAGCTTGCCGCTGCCGTAATGCTGAAAGACATCGGCGGCCTAAAAAAGACCATGGATTACAAAGAGTATGGCGGGGCGCCGCTGCTTGGTTGTACCAAACCGGTCTTTAAGTCGCACGGGAATGCGGATGCAAAGACGTTTTACAATGCCCTGCGCCTGACCAAGGCCTATGTCGAAGGGAACGTTGCGGACGAAATCGCGCAGAGCGTTGCCTCCTACAAAGCACGCACAGATGCTGCAAAGGAGGATGCATAA
- the rnc gene encoding ribonuclease III, with protein MKDLSPLEEKIGYVFQDKQLLLNALTHSSYANEAHAPNGSNERLEFLGDSVLGFVVADYLYRHFPEWPEGRLTKIRAALVCEQACCDFSRQMHVGDFLRLSHGEQNSGGRIRTSILADAFESITAAIYLDGGFQQARDFILRFTLPALKTLHSKAPFRDYKTKLQEIIQRNPGEKLSYVLTGESGPDHDKHFTVEVHLNSNVIGKGGGHTKKDAEQQAAREALELMGY; from the coding sequence ATGAAGGATTTGTCGCCTCTGGAGGAAAAAATCGGATATGTGTTTCAAGACAAGCAGCTGCTGCTGAATGCACTGACGCATTCTTCCTATGCAAATGAGGCGCACGCACCCAATGGCAGCAATGAGCGTCTGGAATTTTTGGGCGACAGTGTGCTGGGGTTTGTAGTTGCAGATTATCTGTACCGGCATTTTCCGGAGTGGCCGGAAGGTCGCTTGACGAAAATCCGCGCGGCGCTGGTCTGCGAGCAGGCGTGCTGTGACTTTTCCCGCCAGATGCACGTGGGCGATTTCCTGCGCCTGAGCCATGGGGAGCAGAACAGCGGCGGTCGCATCCGCACCTCCATCCTTGCGGATGCTTTTGAGTCCATTACCGCTGCCATTTATCTGGACGGCGGTTTTCAGCAGGCGCGGGATTTTATCCTGCGCTTTACACTGCCAGCGCTGAAAACACTGCACAGCAAAGCACCGTTTCGTGACTATAAAACCAAGCTGCAGGAGATTATTCAGCGCAACCCGGGTGAAAAGCTTTCCTATGTACTGACCGGAGAATCCGGCCCTGACCACGACAAGCACTTTACAGTAGAGGTTCACCTAAATAGCAACGTTATCGGCAAGGGCGGCGGACACACGAAAAAGGACGCGGAGCAGCAGGCTGCGCGGGAAGCGCTGGAACTGATGGGCTATTGA